Proteins from a single region of Chryseobacterium sp. T16E-39:
- a CDS encoding ExbD/TolR family protein — translation MAEVQVQEKGAKGGKVRSKKQSTRVDMTPMVDLGFLLITFFMFTTTFSKPNVMDLGLPAKPKEKDKKPPPTEIKLSNSISLLLGKDNKIFWHQQDNTSLTDQNLNETTFDREGVRKVIEQAKANAADKTKFTVIIKPTDDAVYKNFVDILDEMAITKSEQYGVTDLKPWETAIYNKKVGNNGAAATPATK, via the coding sequence ATGGCAGAAGTACAAGTACAGGAAAAAGGCGCCAAAGGCGGCAAGGTACGTTCCAAGAAACAGAGTACCAGAGTCGATATGACTCCGATGGTGGACTTGGGTTTTCTATTGATTACCTTCTTTATGTTCACAACCACGTTTAGTAAACCTAACGTAATGGATTTGGGTCTTCCGGCAAAACCGAAAGAAAAAGATAAAAAACCACCTCCAACAGAAATTAAACTTTCTAACTCAATTTCTTTATTATTGGGTAAGGACAATAAGATTTTTTGGCATCAGCAAGATAATACATCTTTAACTGATCAGAATCTTAATGAAACTACTTTCGATAGAGAAGGTGTTAGAAAAGTAATTGAGCAGGCAAAAGCAAATGCGGCAGATAAAACTAAATTTACTGTAATTATCAAACCGACTGATGACGCTGTATATAAAAACTTTGTGGATATTCTTGATGAAATGGCTATTACCAAAAGTGAGCAGTACGGAGTTACTGATCTGAAGCCTTGGGAAACAGCTATTTATAATAAGAAGGTTGGGAATAATGGAGCTGCGGCTACACCAGCTACAAAGTAA
- a CDS encoding PKD domain-containing protein, with protein MRLKLLIIFILLLKASVYSQNTNNFWYFGNQAGIYFDNLGAHAATGNLLASEGVASISDGCGLLFYTDGDIIWNANHQIMVNGSGIGGKCSAFSKSSSSQSALIVRQPASNSIFYVFTTDCTEDNLVDGLRYSVVDTSMNNGLGQVVLKNQPLLGLAEEKITAAKHSNGCDIWIISHKYTTNEFYSYLITGSGINTTPVISSTGQIHDSLNPNYINARGYLKASPNGQMLINVNPDGAYSWAVTTLPELFNFDKLTGNVSSNFVFPADTQHWWGPYTSWTIPFYGATFSPDNSKLYLSSGFYGPNLYQFNLNAGTTTDIVASKTLLSPFPFAQVPENIPVSLVNAPDGKIYVAQRWKGYLGTINNPNALGAACNYNESSFNLAPGTENDWGGLPNFFEDYINPKSLSANFAFLQATTNSSVQFTDNSVDATGYYWNFGDGGTSTLQNPVHTYANTGYYNVSLSISGTSCDVDKICKTVYVEPKLGVNETGNVVNFDISPNPFTNEITINIAPTKDLMLELYTAVGDKLKTIDISNKKQSVIQLRELTPGVYFIQLRSKEFTIRKKIIKQ; from the coding sequence ATGAGACTAAAACTACTAATTATTTTTATTTTACTGCTAAAGGCCTCTGTATATAGTCAGAATACGAATAATTTCTGGTATTTTGGAAATCAGGCGGGAATATATTTTGATAATTTAGGAGCTCATGCAGCTACCGGAAATCTTTTAGCTTCTGAAGGAGTAGCATCAATTTCTGATGGATGTGGATTATTGTTTTACACAGACGGCGATATAATTTGGAATGCCAATCATCAGATTATGGTGAATGGGAGTGGAATTGGTGGAAAATGCAGTGCCTTTAGTAAATCTTCAAGTTCCCAATCCGCTCTGATTGTACGTCAGCCTGCAAGTAATTCTATTTTTTATGTATTTACGACAGACTGTACTGAAGATAACCTGGTAGATGGTTTAAGATATTCTGTTGTAGATACGAGTATGAATAATGGATTAGGACAGGTAGTTCTAAAAAATCAGCCGCTGCTTGGATTGGCCGAAGAAAAAATAACCGCAGCTAAACATTCCAATGGTTGTGATATTTGGATTATCTCCCATAAATACACAACAAATGAATTCTATTCTTATCTGATAACAGGTTCAGGAATTAATACAACCCCTGTCATTTCATCAACAGGACAAATTCATGATTCATTGAATCCTAATTATATAAATGCTCGTGGCTATTTAAAAGCCTCTCCGAATGGACAAATGTTAATTAATGTAAATCCGGACGGCGCATATTCCTGGGCAGTAACTACACTTCCTGAGCTCTTTAATTTTGATAAACTTACTGGGAATGTCTCTTCAAATTTTGTATTTCCTGCAGATACTCAACATTGGTGGGGGCCATATACTTCTTGGACAATTCCATTTTATGGAGCAACTTTTTCACCGGATAATTCTAAGCTGTATTTAAGCAGTGGGTTTTATGGACCAAATCTTTATCAATTTAATTTAAATGCGGGGACAACAACGGATATTGTGGCTTCAAAAACACTTTTATCTCCGTTTCCTTTTGCTCAGGTTCCGGAAAATATACCGGTTTCATTAGTCAATGCACCCGACGGAAAAATATATGTGGCTCAGAGGTGGAAGGGCTATTTGGGGACAATTAATAACCCCAATGCCTTAGGAGCTGCGTGTAATTATAATGAATCATCATTTAATCTTGCACCTGGAACTGAAAATGATTGGGGAGGCCTGCCTAATTTTTTTGAAGATTACATCAATCCTAAGTCATTATCCGCAAATTTCGCATTTTTACAGGCTACAACAAATAGTTCAGTTCAGTTTACGGATAATTCAGTAGATGCAACCGGTTACTATTGGAACTTTGGGGATGGAGGGACGAGTACATTACAAAATCCGGTACATACATATGCTAATACAGGGTATTACAATGTGAGCTTATCAATAAGCGGTACGTCATGTGATGTTGATAAAATTTGTAAAACGGTGTATGTTGAGCCAAAACTGGGAGTTAATGAAACTGGCAATGTTGTTAATTTTGACATTTCACCCAATCCATTTACTAATGAGATCACAATTAATATAGCGCCAACAAAAGATTTAATGCTTGAATTATATACCGCTGTAGGTGATAAATTAAAAACTATTGATATTTCTAACAAGAAGCAAAGTGTCATACAATTAAGAGAATTGACCCCGGGAGTGTATTTTATTCAATTAAGAAGTAAAGAATTTACAATAAGAAAAAAGATTATAAAACAGTAA
- a CDS encoding DUF308 domain-containing protein: MMFNWLSLVTGLFYIVLGIVVIFYKFFFIILEPAVAYPLGGVMILYGIFRIYRAVSRIKNSGNEE, translated from the coding sequence ATGATGTTCAATTGGTTATCCTTAGTTACAGGATTGTTTTATATCGTTTTAGGAATTGTAGTTATTTTTTACAAATTCTTCTTTATTATTTTAGAGCCTGCCGTTGCATACCCGCTGGGAGGTGTTATGATTTTATATGGAATCTTTAGAATTTACAGAGCGGTTTCAAGAATAAAAAATTCAGGAAATGAAGAATAG
- a CDS encoding PstS family phosphate ABC transporter substrate-binding protein translates to MKNSMKGIMLFVLSVIALSCKKEDKSPSYYKGDLTILTDESFKSVTEALADGYMINYPDAHIKVVTEKEDLGFLDLLKGKARVAVMSRELNAEELKAFKEQVGSKFLPARFAADAVIFVVPKNSTKTSITMNEIQNGLLSDNKSFIFDGANSSNLNFVAQKLKKQPKDLKFSVIPGSENIIEQLNKYPDKIGVIGLNTFSRPYDKVSIQLRDMVKVLPVENNGKLYSPDAAGLREMEYPFTRVLYFLTNEGNFNIANGFIRYSCTQLGQMIVQKEGLQPYNIYKREVQMR, encoded by the coding sequence ATGAAGAATAGTATGAAAGGGATAATGCTTTTTGTTTTAAGTGTTATTGCTCTAAGTTGTAAAAAAGAAGATAAATCTCCTTCCTATTATAAAGGAGATCTTACCATTCTTACCGATGAATCTTTTAAAAGTGTTACAGAAGCTTTAGCGGACGGATATATGATAAATTATCCTGATGCACATATAAAGGTTGTTACAGAAAAAGAAGACTTAGGATTCCTTGATTTGTTAAAAGGAAAAGCCAGAGTTGCTGTAATGTCCAGAGAATTAAATGCTGAAGAACTTAAAGCGTTTAAAGAGCAGGTGGGTTCTAAATTTTTACCTGCAAGATTTGCTGCTGATGCTGTTATTTTCGTTGTTCCTAAAAATTCTACCAAGACCAGTATTACTATGAATGAGATACAAAATGGTCTTTTATCCGATAATAAATCATTTATTTTTGACGGAGCCAATTCTAGTAATTTAAATTTTGTTGCTCAGAAATTGAAAAAGCAACCGAAGGATCTTAAATTTTCGGTGATTCCTGGTAGCGAGAATATTATAGAACAATTAAATAAGTATCCTGATAAGATTGGAGTAATAGGTCTTAATACCTTTAGTCGTCCTTATGATAAAGTCTCTATACAATTGAGGGATATGGTTAAAGTACTGCCTGTTGAAAACAATGGAAAATTATATTCTCCCGATGCTGCCGGACTACGTGAAATGGAGTACCCTTTTACAAGAGTTTTGTATTTTTTAACAAATGAAGGAAACTTTAACATTGCTAATGGATTTATTAGATATTCGTGTACTCAACTAGGGCAAATGATTGTTCAAAAAGAAGGTTTGCAACCTTACAACATCTATAAAAGGGAGGTGCAAATGCGTTAA
- a CDS encoding tetratricopeptide repeat protein — protein MKDIMIMNVKKIAFGAAVVFFANFSFAQTLQDGINSVDSDKFAQAKTNFTDMIAKAPTAENYFYLGNTFLRQGEPDFAKATESFNKGLAADGKSYLNKIGLAAVKLGKGDKAAVAEIQKIVSDSREKDAEVLFRAAEALTLFEKNNSPDLAIQFLNKAIERAQKKEVPANYYYTLGDAYRLKKIPGDAMTAYDKALPLAKNKASVYTRMGTLWMAAQQWKLAKENIDKAVGVDATYAPAYKALAAYDIKYQQNEKATQDLINYTKYADEDPYTQLEISKLYFTNEDYANSKMVLDKIFDKIDDPIKFKLRAYQSYAEGKYAEAKQNMDSFVSQADKSRVQPADQGLQGLIAAGLAKDEKDAAKKTALTTEAQQKIAMAKAAKDETMKWDMELAKIAGGGASQGSADAGPTNPTIEGLKQKVAANAQDTDSLFKLATAYQDAKNWNGAILTWQKMSTLLPDWAPAYYSLGYSYQQAANNDAAKIAYEKFISTVKPADTEANKQTLAYAYFAVAYMSKDSDLAKAKDYVAKSVQLDPTYQDAVKLNGEINK, from the coding sequence ATGAAAGATATAATGATTATGAATGTAAAAAAGATTGCTTTTGGAGCAGCGGTGGTATTTTTTGCCAATTTTTCGTTTGCACAAACATTGCAAGATGGTATTAATAGCGTTGATAGTGATAAGTTTGCTCAGGCAAAAACTAACTTCACTGATATGATTGCTAAAGCACCTACTGCTGAAAACTATTTCTACTTAGGAAATACTTTTTTAAGACAAGGTGAACCTGATTTTGCTAAAGCAACTGAAAGTTTTAATAAAGGTCTTGCTGCAGATGGCAAAAGCTATTTAAACAAGATTGGATTAGCGGCTGTAAAACTTGGAAAAGGAGATAAAGCAGCTGTTGCTGAAATTCAGAAAATTGTTAGTGACTCAAGAGAAAAAGATGCTGAAGTATTGTTTAGAGCTGCTGAAGCTTTAACATTATTTGAGAAAAATAACTCTCCTGATTTAGCTATTCAGTTTTTGAACAAAGCAATTGAAAGAGCTCAGAAAAAAGAAGTTCCTGCAAACTATTACTATACGCTTGGAGATGCTTATAGACTAAAGAAAATTCCAGGAGATGCAATGACAGCTTACGACAAAGCTTTGCCTCTTGCTAAAAATAAAGCTTCTGTTTACACGAGAATGGGTACTTTATGGATGGCTGCACAGCAATGGAAATTAGCTAAGGAAAATATTGATAAAGCAGTTGGAGTAGATGCTACATATGCTCCTGCTTATAAAGCATTGGCTGCATATGATATTAAATATCAGCAAAACGAAAAGGCTACTCAGGATTTGATCAACTATACAAAATATGCTGATGAAGATCCGTATACTCAATTAGAAATTTCTAAGCTTTATTTTACGAATGAAGATTATGCTAACTCCAAAATGGTTTTAGATAAGATCTTTGATAAGATTGATGATCCTATTAAATTCAAATTAAGAGCTTATCAGTCATATGCTGAAGGAAAATATGCAGAGGCTAAACAAAACATGGATAGCTTCGTTTCTCAGGCAGACAAATCAAGAGTACAGCCTGCAGACCAAGGTTTACAAGGTTTGATCGCAGCTGGATTAGCTAAAGACGAAAAGGATGCAGCTAAGAAAACTGCTTTAACAACTGAAGCTCAGCAAAAAATTGCTATGGCTAAAGCTGCTAAAGATGAAACAATGAAATGGGATATGGAATTGGCTAAAATTGCTGGAGGAGGTGCTTCTCAAGGATCTGCTGATGCTGGGCCAACTAACCCTACGATTGAAGGATTAAAACAAAAAGTAGCTGCTAATGCTCAGGATACAGATTCATTATTTAAGTTGGCAACAGCTTATCAGGATGCTAAAAACTGGAATGGAGCTATTCTTACATGGCAGAAGATGAGCACTCTTCTTCCTGATTGGGCTCCTGCTTATTACAGCTTAGGATATTCTTATCAGCAAGCTGCTAATAATGATGCGGCAAAAATTGCTTATGAGAAATTCATTAGTACTGTAAAACCTGCAGACACTGAAGCGAATAAGCAAACTTTAGCATATGCTTACTTTGCGGTAGCATATATGAGTAAAGATTCTGATCTTGCTAAAGCTAAAGATTATGTTGCTAAATCGGTTCAGTTGGATCCAACATATCAGGATGCTGTTAAACTTAACGGTGAGATCAATAAGTAA
- a CDS encoding energy transducer TonB, protein MADENVYGQNLTLDEIVFENRNKEYGAYDLRHQYPRLLTKSFIVGTALFLVAALSPFIYLTIKRLTAPEKQEVKADLVEILQEDKIIEQPKEEEPPPPPPPPKEEKIEVIQNVVPEPVKAPKIETPPPPISKQLETTTGLNNQEGVKAPAYTPPPPPPSTGTKTSTAEVKPQVSDTQVYTEVEQTAEFPGGINAFRNKVSSNFDGSAMNGDEGAVKAEVTFVVERDGSITDVKASGKNSDFNSEAVRTIKSIKNKWSPAKINGQSVRYRFRLPLTMNFEG, encoded by the coding sequence ATGGCAGATGAAAATGTATACGGTCAGAATCTAACTTTAGACGAGATTGTATTTGAAAATAGAAACAAGGAATATGGTGCTTATGATCTGAGACATCAGTATCCAAGACTTCTGACAAAATCTTTTATTGTTGGAACAGCATTATTCCTAGTTGCGGCTTTGTCTCCTTTTATTTATCTTACGATTAAAAGACTTACAGCGCCAGAAAAGCAAGAAGTAAAAGCTGATTTGGTAGAAATTCTTCAGGAAGATAAAATTATTGAGCAGCCAAAAGAAGAAGAACCACCTCCACCACCTCCACCTCCAAAAGAGGAGAAAATTGAGGTAATCCAAAACGTGGTTCCGGAACCTGTAAAGGCTCCAAAGATTGAAACTCCACCACCGCCAATCTCTAAGCAATTAGAAACGACGACTGGTTTAAATAATCAGGAGGGGGTAAAAGCTCCGGCTTACACACCTCCACCGCCACCACCATCTACAGGGACAAAAACTTCAACAGCTGAAGTGAAGCCTCAGGTAAGTGATACTCAAGTGTATACTGAAGTAGAGCAAACTGCAGAATTCCCAGGAGGTATTAACGCTTTTAGAAATAAAGTGTCTAGTAACTTTGACGGATCTGCGATGAATGGAGATGAAGGTGCTGTAAAAGCTGAAGTAACTTTCGTTGTTGAAAGAGATGGAAGTATTACAGACGTTAAAGCGAGTGGAAAGAATTCAGACTTTAATTCTGAAGCAGTAAGAACCATTAAATCTATTAAGAACAAGTGGAGCCCTGCTAAGATTAATGGACAATCTGTACGTTATCGTTTCAGATTACCATTGACAATGAATTTTGAAGGATAA
- a CDS encoding MotA/TolQ/ExbB proton channel family protein: MEMNVSKNDEQVIARKAGGLNPAIIIPILFVIGVCIYLFVLGSPGNFKDADKLGSGSVAFSSVEGKDIHPESFLGIIYKGGVIVPILITFMITVIVFSFERYFVLGKASGKGNLDNFVVQVRSLLNQNKIDEALEECDRQQGSVGNVVKEGLTTYKALSHDTTLNKEQKMIALNKAIEEATTLEMPMLEKNMMILSTLGTVATLIALLGTVIGMIKAFFALGSGGGTPDAAALSTGISEALINTALGIGTSAIAIILYNYFTSRIDGLTYKIDEIAMSIQQSFAEFN; encoded by the coding sequence ATGGAAATGAATGTTTCAAAAAATGATGAGCAAGTAATTGCTAGAAAGGCAGGAGGTTTAAACCCGGCTATTATTATTCCTATTTTATTCGTTATAGGAGTTTGTATTTATTTATTCGTGCTAGGGAGTCCTGGTAACTTCAAAGATGCAGATAAACTAGGAAGTGGTTCTGTAGCTTTTTCAAGTGTTGAAGGAAAAGACATTCATCCAGAGTCGTTTTTAGGTATTATCTACAAAGGAGGGGTTATCGTACCTATCTTGATTACTTTCATGATCACTGTAATCGTTTTCTCTTTTGAAAGATATTTCGTATTAGGAAAGGCGTCTGGGAAAGGAAACTTAGACAACTTTGTAGTACAGGTAAGAAGCTTACTTAATCAAAACAAAATTGATGAAGCTTTAGAAGAATGTGACAGACAACAAGGATCTGTAGGTAACGTAGTGAAGGAAGGTCTTACTACTTACAAAGCACTTTCTCATGATACTACTTTAAATAAAGAGCAGAAAATGATCGCTCTAAACAAAGCTATCGAAGAGGCTACTACTCTTGAGATGCCAATGCTAGAAAAGAATATGATGATTCTTTCTACTTTAGGTACTGTTGCAACATTGATCGCACTTTTAGGAACAGTAATCGGGATGATTAAAGCATTCTTCGCATTAGGTTCTGGTGGTGGTACTCCGGATGCAGCTGCACTTTCTACAGGTATCTCTGAAGCATTGATCAATACAGCTTTAGGTATTGGTACTTCAGCTATCGCTATTATTCTTTACAACTATTTTACTTCTAGAATTGATGGATTAACTTACAAGATCGACGAGATCGCTATGAGTATCCAGCAGTCTTTCGCTGAATTCAACTAA
- the bshB1 gene encoding bacillithiol biosynthesis deacetylase BshB1, translating to MKTDILAFGAHPDDVELGCGGTIAKLVSEGKKCVIVDLTRGELGTRGTDETRKVEAGDSARILGVSARENLGMKDGFLVNSEEYQMKIVKMIRKYRPEIVLANAIDDRHPDHAKGSKLVSDACFLAGLRKIETIEDGESQEVWRPKHIFHYIQWKHIQPEFVIDISEHLDKKIEACMAFKTQFYDPNSTEPVTPIATKDFFESLTYRAQDLGRLSGVAYAEGFTTERLIALKNFDGIVL from the coding sequence ATGAAAACAGACATACTTGCTTTTGGAGCACACCCTGATGATGTAGAGCTTGGTTGTGGTGGGACAATCGCCAAATTGGTATCAGAAGGTAAAAAATGTGTTATTGTAGATCTTACAAGAGGTGAATTAGGAACAAGAGGTACTGATGAGACCAGAAAAGTTGAAGCAGGTGATTCTGCAAGGATTTTAGGCGTTTCAGCCAGAGAGAACCTGGGCATGAAAGATGGCTTCCTGGTTAATTCTGAAGAATACCAGATGAAGATTGTAAAAATGATCCGCAAATACCGCCCGGAAATCGTATTGGCTAATGCAATTGATGATAGACACCCGGATCATGCAAAAGGGTCTAAATTAGTTTCCGATGCGTGCTTTTTAGCGGGGCTTAGAAAAATAGAAACAATAGAAGACGGAGAGAGCCAGGAAGTATGGAGACCCAAACATATTTTTCATTATATCCAATGGAAACATATTCAACCGGAATTTGTTATTGATATTTCTGAACATCTTGATAAAAAGATTGAAGCTTGTATGGCATTCAAAACTCAGTTTTATGATCCTAATTCTACCGAACCGGTGACTCCGATTGCTACAAAAGACTTCTTTGAGAGCTTAACTTACAGGGCGCAGGATCTTGGGCGTTTATCGGGAGTTGCTTACGCTGAGGGCTTTACAACAGAGAGATTAATTGCTTTGAAAAATTTTGATGGAATTGTTTTGTAA
- a CDS encoding ExbD/TolR family protein, whose protein sequence is MARVKPKRHGVVTDMTAMCDVAFLLLTFFILTTQFKKPDVEQIKPPSSISEKLLPDASLMTINATPDGKFYFQPVENASERLQLLDKMGQKYNITFDNNEKAAFQKVQAIGVPMNQLKSYLDLSDDEQKSFKSPTGIPMDSTNKQLVDWVQQSLSVNPEYKLAIKGDVTTQYPKVKSLFEGLRDIDFLKFWLITSQEGKP, encoded by the coding sequence ATGGCGAGAGTCAAACCAAAAAGACATGGAGTAGTGACGGATATGACCGCGATGTGTGACGTTGCGTTCCTACTACTTACATTCTTTATATTGACCACTCAGTTTAAAAAACCTGACGTGGAGCAGATTAAGCCGCCATCTTCAATATCAGAGAAGTTACTTCCTGATGCTAGTTTAATGACTATTAACGCTACTCCAGACGGAAAATTTTATTTCCAGCCTGTAGAAAACGCATCAGAGAGATTACAGCTTTTAGATAAAATGGGTCAAAAATATAATATTACTTTTGACAATAACGAAAAAGCTGCATTTCAGAAAGTACAAGCAATTGGGGTTCCTATGAACCAACTTAAAAGCTATCTTGATTTGTCAGATGACGAGCAAAAAAGTTTCAAGAGTCCTACTGGGATTCCTATGGACAGTACTAATAAGCAGTTAGTAGACTGGGTACAACAAAGTTTAAGCGTAAATCCTGAGTACAAATTGGCTATTAAAGGAGACGTTACTACTCAATACCCTAAAGTGAAAAGCTTATTTGAAGGTTTAAGAGATATTGATTTTCTTAAATTTTGGTTGATTACATCACAAGAAGGTAAACCTTAA